The Hevea brasiliensis isolate MT/VB/25A 57/8 chromosome 1, ASM3005281v1, whole genome shotgun sequence genome has a window encoding:
- the LOC110665843 gene encoding LOW QUALITY PROTEIN: phospholipase D alpha 1 (The sequence of the model RefSeq protein was modified relative to this genomic sequence to represent the inferred CDS: inserted 1 base in 1 codon) yields MAQILLHGTLYATIYEVDKLQCGGGLNFFHKLMENVEATLGFGKGSSKLYATVDLEKARVGRTRVLEKEDTNPRWYESFIIYCAHLASNVIFTIKERNPIGATLIGRAYVPVEELLDGQEIDRWVEILDKEKNPIHGGSKIHVKLQYFDVTKDPNWGRGIRSPKYPGVPYSFYSQRQGCKVSLYQDAHVPDKFVPKIPLAGGKYYEPHRCWEDVFDAITNAKHLIYITGWSVYTEISLVRDSRRPKSGGDITLGELLKKKASEGVRVLMLVWDDRTSVGLLKKDGLMATHDEETEHYFQNTDVHCILCPRNPDDGGSIVQDLSISTMFTHHQKIVVVDSAMPNGDSQRRRIVSYVGGIDLCDGRYDTPFHSLFRTLDTAHHDDFHQPNFTGASIQKGGPREPWHDIHSRLEGPIAWDVLFNFEQRWKKQGGKDLLVQLRELEDIIISPSPVMYPDDYETWNVQLFRSIDGGAAFGFPETPEDAARAGLISGKDXIIDRSIQDAYIHAIRRAKNFIYIENQYFLGSSFCWSPDGIKPEDINALHVIPKELSLKIVSKIEAGERFTVYVVVPMWPEGIPESGSVQAILDWQKRTMEVMYRDVVQALKAKGIEENLRNYLTFFCLGNREAKKSGEYEPSEKPEADSDYLRAQEARRFMIYVHAKMMIVDDEYIIIGSANINQRSMDGARDSEIAMGAYQPYHLSTREPARGQIHGFRMALWYEHLGMLDETFLYPESEECVRKVNQIADKYWDLYSSETLEHDLPGHLLRYPVGIASEGDVTELPGTEFFPDTKARVLGAKSDYLPPMLTT; encoded by the exons ATGGCGCAGATATTGTTGCACGGGACTTTATATGCAACGATCTATGAGGTGGATAAACTTCAGTGTGGAGGTGGATTAAACTTCTTTCACAAG CTTATGGAAAACGTTGAGGCGACGCTTGGTTTTGGCAAAGGAAGCAGTAAACTCTATGCAACTGTTGACCTGGAAAAGGCTAGAGTTGGGAGGACCAGAGTTCTTGAAAAAGAAGATACCAATCCTAGGTGGTATGAATCTTTTATCATTTACTGTGCACATCTGGCTTCAaatgtcatattcacaatcaaggAACGTAATCCTATTGGGGCAACCTTAATTGGAAGAGCATATGTACCAGTTGAAGAGCTCCTAGATGGGCAAGAGATAGATAGATGGGTTGAGATATTGGATAAAGAAAAAAACCCTATTCATGGTGGTTCTAAGATCCATGTGAAGCTGCAATACTTTGATGTTACCAAGGACCCTAACTGGGGCCGGGGTATCAGGAGTCCAAAATATCCTGGAGTACCTTATTCATTTTACTCACAGAGACAAGGATGTAAAGTTTCTCTCTACCAAGATGCTCATGTCCCAGACAAATTTGTTCCTAAAATCCCTCTTGCTGGAGGCAAGTACTATGAGCCCCACAGATGTTGGGAAGATGTTTTTGATGCAATTACAAATGCAAAACACTTGATCTACATCACTGGCTGGTCTGTTTATACTGAAATTTCCTTGGTGAGGGATTCAAGGAGGCCAAAGTCGGGAGGAGACATCACTCTTGGTGAGCTGCTTAAGAAGAAGGCAAGCGAAGGTGTTAGGGTTCTTATGCTTGTTTGGGATGACAGAACCTCAGTTGGTTTGTTGAAAAAGGATGGACTGATGGCCACTCATGATGAAGAAACAGAACATTACTTCCAGAATACTGATGTACATTGTATTTTGTGTCCCCGAAATCCTGATGATGGTGGAAGTATAGTTCAGGATCTATCCATCTCTACCATGTTCACTCATCACCAGAAAATTGTGGTGGTGGACTCTGCAATGCCTAATGGAGATTCCCAGAGGAGGAGAATTGTTAGTTATGTGGGGGGTATTGACCTATGTGATGGGAGATATGATACCCCATTTCATTCTCTTTTCAGGACATTGGACACAGCTCACCATGATGATTTCCATCAGCCCAACTTTACTGGcgcttcaattcaaaaaggtggTCCAAGAGAACCTTGGCATGACATCCACTCCAGACTTGAAGGACCTATTGCTTGGGATGTCTTGTTTAATTTTGAGCAGAGATGGAAAAAGCAAGGAGGTAAAGATCTGCTTGTTCAGCTGAGAGAACTGGAAGATATCATCATTTCCCCATCTCCAGTTATGTACCCTGATGACTATGAGACATGGAATGTCCAGTTGTTTAGATCTATTGATGGTGGGGCTGCATTTGGTTTCCCTGAGACTCCTGAAGATGCTGCCAGAGCTGGGCTTATCAGTGGGAAGG ATATCATTGACCGGAGCATTCAAGATGCTTATATTCATGCCATTCGAAGGGCAAAGAATTTCATTTATATTGAAAATCAGTATTTCCTTGGAAGTTCATTCTGTTGGAGTCCTGATGGTATTAAGCCTGAAGATATTAATGCATTGCATGTAATCCCAAAGGAACTTTCACTTAAGATAGTTAGCAAGATTGAGGCAGGGGAGAGGTTCACTGTTTATGTTGTTGTCCCAATGTGGCCAGAGGGTATCCCAGAGAGTGGATCAGTTCAGGCAATATTAGATTGGCAGAAGAGGACAATGGAAGTGATGTATAGAGATGTTGTGCAGGCTCTTAAAGCCAAGGGTATTGAGGAGAATCTTCGGAACTACTTAACATTCTTCTGCCTAGGGAACCGTGAAGCGAAGAAATCTGGTGAATATGAACCTTCAGAAAAACCAGAGGCTGATTCAGATTATCTAAGAGCTCAGGAGGCCCGGCGCTTCATGATTTATGTTCATGCAAAGATGATGATTG TTGACGATGAATACATAATAATTGGGTCTGCCAACATCAACCAAAGATCAATGGATGGTGCCAGGGACTCGGAAATAGCCATGGGGGCCTATCAGCCATATCACTTGTCAACCAGGGAGCCAGCAAGAGGTCAAATTCATGGCTTCCGTATGGCATTATGGTATGAACACCTTGGCATGCTTGATGAGACCTTCCTTTATCCAGAAAGTGAGGAGTGTGTCAGGAAGGTGAACCAGATTGCAGACAAATATTGGGATCTATATTCAAGCGAGACGCTTGAACATGACTTACCTGGTCATTTGCTCCGATATCCTGTTGGGATTGCTAGTGAAGGAGATGTGACAGAGCTTCCAGGAACCGAATTCTTTCCTGACACCAAAGCTCGAGTTCTAGGTGCCAAATCTGACTACCTTCCTCCTATGCTTACAACATAA